A region of Mauremys mutica isolate MM-2020 ecotype Southern chromosome 2, ASM2049712v1, whole genome shotgun sequence DNA encodes the following proteins:
- the EVX1 gene encoding LOW QUALITY PROTEIN: homeobox even-skipped homolog protein 1 (The sequence of the model RefSeq protein was modified relative to this genomic sequence to represent the inferred CDS: inserted 1 base in 1 codon; deleted 2 bases in 2 codons; substituted 1 base at 1 genomic stop codon): MEPRKDMVMFLEGGQLGTLAGKRVSNLSEAVGSPVQEPQDKMIHRSCLSPRSGPLSSRERGGGEEEVEVLPGTGTVPESRSAAAAAAALLSAGQQLAPEPLSSKGQQSSSDTESDLYEEIEVSCXPDCATGNAEYQPSKGSWPGGQAPAAGGMPPQGHTEASGGSQGSLACNPPAIRLRRXPAPPSPAEQLARLEKEFYRENLRVQAQKMCELAAALNSAPDKTTIKVWFQNRRMKDKRQRLAMTWPHPADPAFYTYMMSHAAATGTLPYPFPSHLPLPYYSHMGIGATSASAATPFSTPLRPLDTFRVLSHPYPRPELLCAFRHPSLYPAPTHGLSSAGGSPCSCLACHSSQSNGLAQRPSGSDFTCSATTRTDSFLTFTPSVLSKATSLSMDQREEVPLTR, translated from the exons ATGGAACCCAGAAAGGATATGGTGATGTTTCTGGAAGGAGGTCAACTTGGCACTCTGGCTGGCAAGAGAGTCTCTAATTTGTCAGAAGCAGTGGGAAGCCCAGTCCAAGAACCACAGGACAAGATGATCCATCGGAGTTGCCTGAGCCCCAGGTCTGGCCCCTTGTCCTCccgggaaaggggaggaggagaggaggaggtggaagtgctgccagggacagggacGGTCCCGGAGAGTcgctcggcggcggcggcggcagcagctctGCTCTCGGCCGGACAGCAGCTCGCCCCGGAGCCCCTCTCTAGCAAAGGGCAACAGAGCAGCTCGGACACCGAGTCGGATTTATATGAGGAAATCGAGGTGAGCT ACCCGGACTGCGCCACGGGAAACGCCGAGTACCAGCCCAGCAAAG GCTCTTGGCCGGGTGGTCAAGCCCCAGCAGCGGGGGGGATGCCCCCCCAAGGGCACACGGAGGCAAGCGGCGGCTCCCAGGGTTCACTGGCCTGCAATCCGCCAGCGATCAGATTGCGCCGCTAACCCGCACCGCCTTCACCCGCCGAGCAGTTAGCACGGCTGGAGAAG GAATTCTACCGGGAGAATTTACGTGTCCAGGCCCAGAAGATGTGTGAACTGGCAGCTGCTTTAAATTCTGCCCCAGATAAAACCACCATCAAG GTCTGGTTCCAGAACCGCAGGATGAAGGACAAGAGGCAGCGTTTGGCCATGACCTGGCCTCACCCAGCAGATCCTGCTTTTTACACGTACATGATGAGTCATGCAGCGGCAACTGGCACTCTTCCCTACCCCTTCCCATCTCACCTGCCCCTTCCT TACTACTCCCACATGGGCATTGGAGCCACCTCGGCCTCTGCTGCCACCCCTTTCAGTACCCCTCTGAGACCACTGGACACCTTTAGGGTCCTCTCTCATCCTTACCCTAGACcagaactgctctgtgcattcagACATCCTTCTCTTTACCCTGCCCCAACTCATGGACTCAGTAGTGCTGGAGGCAGCCCTTGCTCATGCTTGGCTTGCCATAGCAGCCAGTCCAATGGACTGGCACAGAGACCTTCAGGATCAGACTTTACCTGTTCAGCCACAACCAGGACTGACTCTTTTCTCACTTTCACACCCTCGGTGCTGAGCAAAGCAACCTCATTATCCATGGACCAGCGGGAAGAAGTACCTTTAACAAGATAA